From Streptomyces sp. HUAS MG91, the proteins below share one genomic window:
- a CDS encoding MFS transporter yields the protein MSSTPANYRILLRTPGAAAFFLAGCVGRIGLAMTGLGIVWLVHARTGSYATAGLVTGCFAVTDALAGPQIGRLVDRFGERRVVPYALGAHGAAVALLFAGGPVPVAATAGALAGATLPQISALSAARWAALLRGTGQDAALPGAFALESLANGLSFLVGPALVSTVGAAGHPGLGSALAAALVIGGGLAFTLQRRTAPPVAERGERRHAGRALRRPAFLGLVASTLALGVYFGAMQVSVSAYAVGRGTPDLAPVLYAVSNCTSLVGGWVYGARRWRAGPVRQRAVAAVGLLLACLPLTVLDAPVPLGCALALTGLAVPPLLAVTSVLTEAAVPRAVLTQAFTWLGSASAGGSAGAAAVAGRAVDAGGAHAGFMVAGGAVAGVVVLAGRGVPRALEGVVGRLRAGGRFSRSSPRP from the coding sequence GTGTCCTCGACACCGGCCAACTACCGCATTCTGCTGCGCACTCCGGGCGCCGCCGCCTTCTTCCTCGCCGGTTGTGTCGGGCGGATCGGGCTCGCCATGACCGGGCTCGGCATCGTCTGGCTGGTGCACGCCCGCACCGGCTCCTACGCCACCGCGGGCCTGGTCACCGGGTGCTTCGCCGTCACCGACGCGCTGGCCGGGCCGCAGATCGGGCGGCTCGTCGACCGGTTCGGGGAACGCCGTGTCGTGCCGTACGCGCTCGGGGCGCACGGGGCGGCCGTGGCGCTGCTCTTCGCGGGCGGCCCGGTGCCGGTCGCCGCCACCGCGGGGGCGCTCGCCGGGGCCACCCTGCCGCAGATCAGCGCCCTGTCCGCGGCCCGCTGGGCGGCGCTGCTGCGCGGTACCGGGCAGGACGCCGCGCTGCCCGGTGCCTTCGCCCTGGAATCCCTCGCGAACGGCCTGTCGTTCCTCGTCGGGCCCGCGCTCGTCAGCACCGTCGGCGCCGCCGGGCATCCCGGCCTGGGCAGTGCACTCGCCGCCGCGCTCGTGATCGGCGGGGGTCTGGCGTTCACCCTCCAGCGCCGCACCGCGCCGCCGGTCGCGGAGCGCGGCGAGCGGCGGCACGCGGGGCGGGCGCTGCGCCGCCCGGCCTTCCTGGGGCTCGTCGCGAGCACCCTCGCGCTGGGCGTGTACTTCGGCGCGATGCAGGTCTCCGTCTCCGCGTACGCGGTCGGGCGCGGCACCCCCGACCTCGCGCCGGTGCTGTACGCGGTCTCCAACTGCACCAGCCTGGTGGGTGGTTGGGTGTACGGGGCGCGGCGGTGGCGGGCCGGGCCGGTGCGGCAGCGGGCCGTCGCCGCGGTGGGGCTGCTTCTGGCCTGTCTGCCGCTGACCGTGCTCGACGCTCCGGTTCCGCTGGGCTGTGCGCTTGCCCTGACCGGGCTGGCCGTGCCGCCGTTGCTGGCCGTGACCTCCGTGCTGACCGAGGCGGCGGTGCCCCGGGCCGTCCTCACGCAGGCCTTCACCTGGCTGGGGTCGGCGAGCGCGGGGGGCTCCGCCGGGGCGGCGGCGGTGGCGGGGCGGGCCGTGGATGCCGGGGGTGCCCATGCGGGGTTCATGGTCGCGGGTGGGGCTGTCGCCGGGGTGGTGGTGCTGGCCGGTCGCGGAGTGCCCCGCGCTCTTGAGGGGGTTGTCGGTCGCCTGCGGGCCGGTGGCCGCTTCTCGCGCAGTTCCCCGCGCCCCTGA